One window from the genome of Thermococcus siculi encodes:
- a CDS encoding metal-dependent hydrolase, with translation MDPLEHASIPVLAYLAISNEPTWGAVAALVIGAVFPDLDAFCREHRSYLHSLLFALPLFGLACWSGNGYAPLFTVGWLSHIFLDFFTGVIPPVYPLSRRGWGISIRARGGPRGFGIKVRMVESYPDPRHDYDIEIGGSVALLLVTLAALLIRMH, from the coding sequence ATGGACCCTCTGGAGCACGCCTCGATACCTGTCTTGGCTTACCTCGCCATATCAAACGAACCAACGTGGGGAGCCGTGGCTGCCCTCGTCATCGGGGCGGTCTTCCCGGACTTGGACGCGTTCTGCAGGGAGCACCGCTCCTATCTCCACTCACTCCTCTTTGCCCTTCCCCTCTTCGGGCTTGCCTGCTGGTCTGGAAACGGTTACGCGCCCCTCTTCACCGTTGGCTGGCTCTCCCACATCTTCCTCGACTTTTTCACCGGTGTTATTCCGCCCGTTTACCCTCTGAGCAGGCGCGGCTGGGGAATCTCGATTAGGGCAAGGGGCGGGCCGAGGGGTTTCGGAATCAAAGTCCGGATGGTTGAGAGCTACCCGGATCCCAGACACGACTACGATATTGAGATTGGAGGGAGTGTGGCGCTCCTTCTAGTGACCCTCGCGGCACTCCTCATCAGAATGCACTGA
- a CDS encoding replication factor C small subunit encodes MAGEVQEVKILEKPWVEKYRPERLDDIVGQDHIVRRLKHYAKTGSMPHLLFAGPPGVGKCLTGDAKVIVNGELTTIGELVERLSNGRFGPTPVGGLRVLGVDEEGRLGEFPVQYVYKDRTDEIVRIRTRLGRELKVTPYHPLLVNRKNGEIAWVKAEELKPGDRLAVPRFLPAILDEDPLAEWLGYFIGDGHADSKNNVITFTNTDERLRKRFMELTERLFPDARVRERIHKNRAPDVYVNSKMAKRLVETLGLAGRKADGVYIPNQGWKGLRSFLRAYFDCDAGVENNGIVLSTASKEMAEQVSYALAGLGVVAKVRSKVAKERTYYYVVISGTENVSRFLSEVGFSVEEKRRKAELLIKRPNPNIGSLYADRELISYVRNRLGLNFYDDKIRWSPEKARRIAWELMKEIYYRLDELERLENALSRSIVIDWNEVARRRKEIAEKTGIRADRILEYIKGKRKPSLRNYLKIAEALGIELEETIEAMRLFAKKYSSYAEIGRLVGTWNSSVRIILESNTEKIDALEEIRKAELKLLKGILNDEKLKRGVAYLIFLAQNELLWDEIVEIERLKGDFVIYDLHVPGYHNFIGGNLPTVLHNTTAALALARELFGENWRHNFLELNASDERGINVIREKVKEFARTKPVAGASFKIIFLDEADALTQDAQQALRRTMEMFSNNVRFILSCNYSSKIIEPIQSRCAIFRFRPLNDDAIAERIKYIAENEGLELTEEGLQALLYVAEGDMRRAINVLQAAAALDTKITDENVFLVASRARPEDVREMMQLALEGNFLKARDKLREILLKQGLSGEDVLIQMHKEVFNLPIPEDRKVALADKIGEYNFRLVEGANEMIQLEALLAQFTIMGK; translated from the coding sequence ATGGCGGGTGAAGTTCAGGAGGTTAAGATCCTCGAAAAGCCCTGGGTTGAGAAGTACAGGCCCGAGAGGCTCGATGATATAGTCGGTCAGGATCACATCGTCAGGAGGCTCAAACACTACGCTAAAACCGGTTCCATGCCGCACCTGCTCTTTGCAGGGCCTCCGGGCGTCGGGAAGTGCCTCACAGGGGATGCAAAGGTTATAGTCAACGGTGAGCTGACCACCATTGGAGAGCTGGTTGAGAGGCTGAGCAACGGCAGATTCGGCCCGACTCCAGTCGGAGGTCTCAGGGTTCTTGGCGTTGACGAGGAGGGAAGGCTGGGGGAGTTCCCTGTCCAGTACGTTTACAAGGACAGAACCGATGAGATCGTCAGAATAAGGACTAGATTAGGTAGAGAACTCAAGGTCACCCCCTACCACCCGCTCCTCGTGAACAGAAAGAATGGAGAGATAGCCTGGGTTAAGGCAGAGGAACTCAAACCCGGCGACAGGCTCGCGGTTCCCCGCTTCCTTCCGGCAATCCTCGATGAAGATCCCCTGGCGGAATGGCTCGGATACTTCATCGGCGATGGCCACGCGGATTCAAAGAACAACGTGATAACCTTCACGAACACCGACGAAAGGCTGAGGAAGCGCTTTATGGAGCTAACCGAGAGGCTTTTTCCGGATGCTAGGGTTAGGGAAAGAATCCACAAAAACCGCGCTCCGGACGTTTACGTGAACTCAAAGATGGCGAAGAGACTCGTTGAGACCCTCGGCCTAGCGGGCAGAAAAGCGGACGGGGTTTACATACCCAACCAGGGATGGAAGGGCCTTCGCTCCTTCCTGAGGGCCTACTTCGACTGCGATGCGGGAGTAGAAAACAACGGCATAGTCCTCTCAACCGCGAGTAAAGAAATGGCGGAGCAGGTCTCCTATGCACTGGCTGGGCTTGGAGTGGTCGCCAAAGTTAGGAGCAAGGTCGCCAAAGAACGCACCTACTATTACGTTGTCATCTCGGGGACTGAAAACGTCTCACGCTTCCTCTCCGAGGTCGGCTTCTCGGTGGAAGAGAAGAGGAGAAAAGCTGAGTTGTTGATTAAGAGGCCGAACCCCAATATCGGCTCGCTCTATGCCGACAGGGAGCTGATTTCCTACGTCAGGAACAGGCTTGGGCTGAACTTCTACGACGACAAAATCAGATGGAGTCCGGAAAAAGCCAGGAGGATAGCCTGGGAGCTTATGAAGGAAATTTACTATCGCCTCGACGAGCTGGAAAGGCTTGAAAATGCCCTGTCGAGGAGCATCGTTATAGACTGGAACGAGGTCGCGAGGAGAAGGAAGGAGATAGCCGAGAAGACGGGAATAAGAGCCGACCGGATTCTGGAGTACATAAAGGGCAAGCGGAAGCCGAGCCTGAGGAACTACCTCAAGATTGCAGAGGCCCTAGGAATCGAGCTCGAGGAGACAATAGAGGCCATGAGACTCTTCGCTAAAAAGTACTCCAGCTACGCCGAGATTGGAAGGCTTGTCGGTACATGGAACTCAAGCGTTAGGATAATCCTTGAGAGCAACACGGAGAAGATAGATGCCCTTGAGGAAATCAGAAAGGCCGAGCTGAAGCTTTTAAAGGGTATACTCAACGATGAAAAGCTCAAGAGGGGCGTTGCTTACCTTATCTTCCTGGCCCAGAACGAGCTTCTCTGGGACGAGATAGTTGAGATTGAGAGGCTTAAAGGGGACTTCGTGATCTACGACCTCCACGTGCCGGGCTACCACAACTTCATCGGCGGTAACCTTCCGACGGTTCTCCACAACACGACCGCCGCTCTGGCCCTCGCGAGGGAGCTATTCGGCGAGAACTGGCGTCATAACTTCTTAGAACTTAACGCGAGCGATGAAAGAGGCATAAACGTCATCCGCGAGAAGGTGAAGGAGTTCGCGAGGACGAAGCCAGTTGCTGGGGCGAGCTTCAAGATAATCTTCCTTGATGAAGCCGATGCTCTCACACAGGACGCCCAGCAGGCCCTCAGAAGGACGATGGAGATGTTCTCGAACAACGTCCGCTTCATCCTGAGCTGCAATTACTCCTCGAAGATAATCGAACCCATACAGTCAAGGTGTGCAATATTCCGCTTCAGGCCGCTCAACGACGACGCCATAGCGGAGCGCATCAAATACATAGCCGAGAACGAGGGGCTTGAGCTGACAGAGGAAGGCCTTCAGGCGCTCCTCTACGTTGCCGAAGGCGACATGAGGAGGGCCATAAACGTTCTCCAGGCGGCCGCGGCCCTCGACACGAAGATAACCGACGAGAACGTCTTCCTCGTTGCGAGCAGGGCAAGGCCCGAAGACGTGCGCGAGATGATGCAGCTGGCTCTGGAGGGCAACTTCCTTAAAGCCAGGGACAAGCTGAGGGAGATTCTCCTCAAGCAGGGCCTCAGCGGAGAGGACGTTCTCATCCAGATGCACAAGGAGGTCTTCAACCTGCCGATTCCTGAGGACAGGAAGGTGGCCCTGGCCGACAAGATAGGCGAGTACAACTTCAGGCTGGTTGAGGGAGCCAACGAGATGATACAGCTTGAAGCTCTCCTCGCTCAGTTCACCATAATGGGCAAGTGA
- a CDS encoding replication factor C large subunit codes for MPREVPWVEKYRPRRLAEVVNQAKALEQVKAWVEAWLHGHPPKKKALILAGPPGSGKTTTVYALAHEYGFEVIELNASDERTYEKIERYVQAAYTMDILGKHRKLIFLDEADNIEPSGAKEIAKLIDRARNPIIMAANHYWEVPREIRNKAQIVEYKRLTQRDIVKALARILHREGVTVPKEVLYDIAKHANGDLRAAVNDLQTVVTGGVEGAHEVLAYRDTEKSVFQALAQIFATDNAKRAKIAVLGVDMFPHELLQWIEENVPYVYTKPEDIARAYEALSRADIYLGRAQRTGAYSLWKYATDMMTAGVAVSGVKKKGFVRIYPPKTIKLLTESKTERTLRDSVVKKIMKEMHMAKLEALETLNYLKAIFESNPDMAAHFVVYLDLDLKEVEFIAGDSQKAKTIWAKSMNIEKRLKREGELEARAREAEKEAKVRETKEIGREEERETEGAEELTEEELEKAEEEIEAVGKEKKPEKKKGKQATLFDFLGKK; via the coding sequence ATGCCGAGGGAAGTGCCCTGGGTCGAGAAGTACCGCCCGAGGAGACTGGCGGAGGTTGTCAACCAGGCCAAGGCCCTGGAGCAGGTTAAGGCGTGGGTGGAGGCCTGGCTTCACGGCCACCCTCCAAAGAAGAAAGCTTTAATCCTGGCAGGTCCGCCGGGCAGCGGAAAGACGACCACCGTCTACGCCCTGGCCCACGAGTACGGCTTCGAGGTAATCGAGCTGAACGCCTCCGATGAGAGAACCTACGAGAAGATAGAACGCTACGTCCAGGCGGCATACACAATGGACATCCTCGGGAAGCACAGAAAGCTCATCTTCCTCGACGAGGCGGACAACATAGAGCCGAGCGGGGCTAAGGAGATAGCAAAGCTCATCGATAGAGCAAGGAACCCGATAATAATGGCCGCCAACCACTACTGGGAGGTCCCAAGGGAGATACGAAACAAGGCCCAGATCGTCGAGTACAAGCGCTTAACTCAAAGGGACATCGTTAAGGCCCTCGCGAGGATACTCCACAGGGAGGGTGTCACCGTTCCCAAGGAGGTTCTCTACGACATTGCCAAGCACGCCAACGGCGACCTGAGGGCGGCGGTAAACGACCTCCAGACCGTGGTTACCGGCGGGGTTGAGGGCGCCCACGAGGTTCTCGCCTACCGCGATACGGAGAAGAGCGTCTTCCAGGCTCTGGCCCAGATATTCGCAACCGACAACGCCAAAAGGGCCAAGATAGCGGTTCTTGGAGTGGACATGTTCCCGCACGAGCTTCTCCAGTGGATAGAGGAGAACGTGCCCTACGTCTACACGAAGCCGGAAGACATAGCGCGGGCCTACGAAGCGTTGAGCAGGGCCGACATATACCTCGGGCGGGCGCAGAGGACCGGAGCCTATTCCCTGTGGAAGTACGCGACCGACATGATGACGGCCGGCGTTGCGGTTTCGGGCGTAAAGAAGAAGGGCTTCGTCAGGATCTACCCGCCGAAGACGATAAAGCTCCTCACCGAGAGCAAGACCGAAAGAACCCTGAGGGACTCTGTGGTCAAGAAGATAATGAAGGAGATGCACATGGCGAAGCTCGAGGCCCTGGAGACCCTCAACTACCTCAAGGCCATCTTCGAGAGCAACCCTGACATGGCGGCCCACTTCGTCGTTTACCTCGACCTTGACCTCAAGGAGGTCGAGTTCATAGCGGGGGATTCACAGAAGGCAAAGACGATATGGGCCAAGAGCATGAACATAGAGAAGAGGCTCAAGAGGGAGGGTGAGCTTGAGGCGAGGGCGAGGGAAGCGGAGAAGGAAGCCAAGGTCAGGGAGACCAAGGAAATAGGAAGGGAGGAAGAGAGGGAAACCGAAGGTGCCGAAGAGCTAACCGAGGAGGAACTTGAGAAGGCGGAGGAGGAGATCGAAGCCGTCGGGAAGGAGAAGAAGCCCGAAAAGAAGAAGGGCAAGCAGGCGACGCTGTTCGACTTTTTGGGGAAGAAGTAA
- a CDS encoding RAD55 family ATPase, translating into MEKRISTGVKGLDEMLQGGLIPGRVYLVKGGPGTGKTTLAVQFIMEGVKNDEKCLYITLEESAKLLKENMAKLGFDLNHPNVRLIDATPGRSSRSVLALNYEELASSFNSLTKSLEEILRSGEYSRVVIDPITMMKLTIKEALEYRRLFLKFLDVLNHYNVTALFTAELISTDIEEYMVSGAIELRRTETSTGRTLRGIKIVKFRGSSFDDELRPYAITEHGMEVYSRVSFKEISI; encoded by the coding sequence ATGGAAAAAAGAATCTCCACGGGGGTTAAAGGTCTCGATGAAATGCTTCAAGGGGGGCTGATTCCGGGGAGGGTTTACCTCGTGAAGGGTGGCCCCGGTACCGGCAAGACCACACTGGCGGTTCAGTTCATAATGGAGGGGGTAAAAAACGACGAGAAATGCCTCTACATCACCCTTGAAGAATCCGCCAAACTGTTGAAGGAGAACATGGCCAAGTTAGGTTTTGATCTGAACCACCCCAACGTCAGGCTCATAGACGCCACACCGGGAAGGTCCAGCAGAAGCGTCCTCGCCCTTAATTACGAGGAGCTGGCATCAAGCTTCAACAGCCTGACAAAAAGCCTCGAGGAGATACTCCGATCCGGGGAGTATTCCAGGGTGGTCATCGACCCAATCACCATGATGAAACTGACCATAAAGGAGGCCCTGGAATACAGGAGACTATTCCTGAAGTTTCTCGACGTTCTCAACCACTACAACGTCACCGCGCTGTTCACCGCGGAGCTGATCTCAACGGACATCGAGGAGTACATGGTGAGCGGGGCAATAGAACTCAGAAGAACCGAAACAAGCACAGGGAGGACGCTGAGGGGGATCAAAATAGTGAAGTTCAGGGGAAGTTCATTTGACGATGAGCTGAGGCCGTACGCCATAACGGAACACGGTATGGAGGTATACTCCCGCGTCAGCTTCAAGGAGATCTCCATCTAG
- the taw22 gene encoding tRNA (guanine(37)-N1)/4-demethylwyosine(37)-methyltransferase Taw22 — MPAVKVPATEAEPVKRKLKKLGIYDGKRRPRREGNFVLLPVTDSPQVQGMGYEVLDVELPLRPERQIYKNLETVLADRLTPEELKYLRRYDVIGDIAVVQIPRELRHRVDDIVWGLRKVHPFIRVVAQKGFHEGAFRIREYSIIWGERRLETIHKENGVEIKVDLSRAFFNPRMKGERYRLAQLVRDGERILIPFAGVLPYALVIARYKRVRITAVELNEEAYRLGLENIELNRKRLKGEIEFIPGNAFDVLPELPTYDRVISPTPRDVDALALTLSKAERWLHYYDFVHEADIEDFKARIIEACALQGKECAVKVKKVSDFKPHVFKVCADVEFTKAKNWS, encoded by the coding sequence ATGCCGGCGGTGAAGGTACCGGCGACTGAAGCCGAGCCTGTGAAAAGGAAGCTGAAGAAGCTGGGGATCTACGACGGAAAGAGAAGGCCCCGGCGGGAGGGGAACTTCGTTCTGCTCCCTGTCACTGACTCACCCCAAGTCCAAGGTATGGGGTACGAAGTTCTGGACGTTGAACTCCCGCTGAGGCCAGAGAGACAAATATACAAGAACCTCGAAACTGTCTTGGCCGATAGGTTAACCCCCGAGGAGCTGAAGTATCTAAGGCGATACGACGTCATCGGGGACATCGCTGTGGTTCAGATACCGCGCGAGCTGCGCCACAGGGTTGACGACATCGTCTGGGGCCTGAGGAAGGTTCACCCGTTCATCAGGGTGGTGGCCCAGAAGGGCTTCCACGAGGGGGCCTTCAGGATAAGGGAGTACTCCATAATCTGGGGCGAGAGGAGGCTTGAGACGATCCACAAGGAGAACGGGGTGGAGATAAAGGTCGACCTGAGCAGGGCATTCTTCAACCCGAGGATGAAGGGGGAGCGCTATAGATTGGCCCAGCTCGTGAGGGATGGCGAGAGGATCCTAATCCCCTTCGCCGGGGTTCTACCGTATGCACTCGTGATAGCGCGCTACAAACGGGTCCGGATAACCGCCGTCGAGCTGAACGAGGAGGCCTACAGGCTCGGGCTGGAGAACATCGAGCTGAACAGGAAGAGGCTGAAGGGGGAGATAGAGTTCATACCGGGCAATGCATTCGACGTCCTGCCAGAGCTGCCGACCTACGACAGGGTGATAAGTCCGACGCCGAGGGACGTCGACGCGCTCGCACTGACCCTGAGCAAAGCTGAGAGATGGCTCCACTACTACGACTTCGTGCACGAGGCAGATATCGAAGACTTTAAAGCGAGGATAATCGAGGCGTGCGCCCTCCAGGGAAAGGAGTGTGCAGTGAAGGTGAAGAAGGTCAGCGACTTCAAGCCCCACGTCTTCAAGGTGTGTGCTGATGTGGAGTTTACAAAGGCAAAGAACTGGTCTTAA
- a CDS encoding DUF835 domain-containing protein produces the protein MTEIDTITFIEGLLLALVSGYSLFRVRAYYGQTDYPRREYSLELSVLLGMFMISGIVVMVTAVLGDTPPRTVEIISLAAFMAMSALAVRELERRPSPIVTPMEGRIGDTEVFLVEDEEEARLLLRAFHAQGIPIMAVSRRPHDEWVEKFGFKPERFLWLSSVSHPHAVSPSSLYIIREEAVTFMRERGRCVVYMDGIEYMTFYSDFTAVAKLIFTLRDYALTTGAYLVVLASPETLEPMKFNVLAREFKRPNLEEVEAALSRKAFFGMRKEEFERLIGTAGEKAEGRDDAGGEGTGD, from the coding sequence GTGACCGAAATCGACACCATAACTTTCATCGAGGGTCTCCTGCTGGCACTCGTTTCCGGGTATTCCCTGTTCAGGGTTAGGGCATACTATGGCCAAACTGACTACCCAAGGAGGGAGTACTCCCTGGAGCTCTCCGTACTTCTAGGCATGTTCATGATATCGGGCATCGTGGTCATGGTGACGGCGGTCCTTGGGGACACGCCCCCAAGAACCGTGGAGATAATCTCCCTGGCGGCGTTTATGGCGATGTCGGCGCTGGCCGTGAGGGAACTGGAGAGGAGGCCGTCCCCGATTGTCACGCCGATGGAGGGGCGCATAGGGGACACGGAAGTCTTTCTCGTGGAGGACGAAGAAGAAGCCAGGCTCCTTCTGAGGGCATTCCATGCCCAGGGGATCCCAATAATGGCCGTTAGCAGACGCCCACACGACGAATGGGTGGAGAAATTCGGATTTAAACCGGAGAGATTTCTGTGGCTCAGCTCGGTTTCCCATCCCCATGCAGTCAGCCCGAGCAGCCTCTACATCATAAGGGAAGAAGCGGTAACGTTCATGCGCGAGAGGGGGAGGTGCGTTGTCTACATGGACGGGATAGAGTACATGACATTCTACTCGGACTTCACCGCCGTGGCCAAGCTCATCTTCACGCTCAGGGATTACGCCCTCACAACCGGGGCATATCTGGTCGTGCTCGCCTCTCCCGAGACTCTGGAACCCATGAAGTTCAACGTTCTCGCGAGGGAATTCAAGAGGCCGAACCTGGAGGAGGTGGAGGCGGCCCTTTCGAGGAAGGCCTTCTTCGGCATGAGGAAGGAAGAGTTCGAGAGGCTCATTGGGACCGCGGGGGAGAAGGCGGAGGGAAGGGACGATGCCGGCGGTGAAGGTACCGGCGACTGA
- the moaA gene encoding GTP 3',8-cyclase MoaA codes for MLYDRFGRPATNLRISITQDCNYRCFFCHREGQHFNARLEMTPAEIERLVRIASRLGIRKVKLTGGEPTVRDDLLEIVERIKPYVLDLSMTTNGSRLKELAKPLAKAGLDRVNVSLHSLKPDVYKRITGVDMLETVLEGIEEAVKYLSPVKLNMTVMKGVNDGEIWDMVDFAAKTGTVLQLIELEAPREMTETGFFRKYFYPLKPVERELEKRAVETRERRMHRRKKYFVPTDYGIAEVEVVRAMHNTVFCANCTRLRVTSNGMFKTCLLRKNDLIDFATAMRNGASDGELVEIFKKVVLMREPYWK; via the coding sequence GTGCTCTATGACCGCTTCGGAAGGCCTGCGACCAACCTGAGGATCTCCATCACCCAGGATTGCAACTACCGCTGCTTCTTCTGCCACAGGGAGGGCCAGCACTTCAACGCGAGGCTGGAGATGACGCCGGCTGAAATAGAGCGATTGGTTAGAATAGCCTCCCGCCTCGGGATAAGGAAGGTCAAGCTCACCGGTGGGGAACCGACCGTCAGAGACGACCTTCTTGAGATAGTGGAGAGAATCAAGCCCTACGTCCTCGATCTGAGCATGACGACCAACGGAAGCCGTTTAAAGGAGCTGGCGAAGCCGTTAGCCAAGGCTGGCCTCGACAGGGTAAACGTCTCCCTCCACAGCCTCAAACCGGACGTTTACAAAAGGATAACCGGCGTCGACATGCTCGAAACCGTTCTTGAGGGCATCGAAGAGGCAGTGAAATACCTCTCACCGGTCAAGCTCAACATGACCGTCATGAAAGGGGTTAACGATGGCGAGATATGGGACATGGTAGACTTCGCGGCGAAGACCGGAACTGTGCTCCAGCTCATAGAGCTGGAAGCGCCCAGGGAGATGACCGAGACGGGCTTTTTCCGGAAGTACTTCTACCCATTGAAGCCCGTCGAGAGGGAGCTTGAGAAGAGGGCCGTCGAGACGAGGGAAAGGAGGATGCACAGGAGGAAGAAGTACTTCGTGCCCACGGACTACGGTATAGCGGAGGTCGAGGTCGTCAGAGCCATGCACAACACCGTTTTCTGCGCCAACTGCACCCGCTTAAGGGTCACCTCGAACGGCATGTTCAAGACCTGCCTGCTGAGGAAGAACGACCTCATAGACTTCGCAACCGCCATGAGGAACGGGGCGAGCGACGGGGAGCTGGTGGAGATATTCAAGAAGGTTGTCCTCATGCGCGAGCCATACTGGAAATAG